A genomic stretch from Bos javanicus breed banteng chromosome 29, ARS-OSU_banteng_1.0, whole genome shotgun sequence includes:
- the CTSC gene encoding dipeptidyl peptidase 1 isoform X2, with protein MGPWSGSRLAALLLLVYGTGSVRGDTPANCTYPDLLGTWVFQVGSSGSQRDVNCSVMGPPEKKVVVHLKKLDTAYDDFGNSGHFTIIYNQGFEIVLNDYKWFAFFKDVTDLISQFFMQLGTVGMYDIPHLRNKLVIK; from the exons ATGGGTCCCTGGTCCGGCTCGCGGCTCGCCGCTCTCTTGCTGCTCGTCTATGGCACTGGCTCCGTGCGCGGGGACACGCCTGCCAACTGCACCTACCCCGACCTGCTGGGCACCTGGGTCTTCCAGGTGGGCTCCAGCGGCTCCCAGCGCGATGTCAACTGCTCGGTGATGG gacCCCCAGAAAAAAAAGTGGTGGTGCACCTCAAGAAGTTGGATACAGCATATGATGACTTTGGCAATTCCGGCCATTTCACCATCATTTACAATCAAGGCTTTGAGATTGTGTTGAATGACTACAAGTGGTTCGCCTTTTTTAAG GATGTCACTGATCTTATCAGTCAGTTTTTCATGCAACTGGGAACTGTGGGGATGTATGATATTCCACATCTGAGGAACAAACTGG TTATTAAATAG